TACCCTCACCGACGATGCGGTGCTGATGTTCGATCGCCTGCTTGGGCAGATGTTCCGGCGCGAACAGAACAGCGCGGACACGACACTCAAGCGCAACCGGCGCACCATCAACGGCAAAATCCGGCTGCTTGCCCAACTCGGCGCTGCCTTGCTCGCCGCCAAGATATCAGGTGGCGATATCGGCGCTGCGGTCGAGGCAGCGATCGGATGGAATGATCTCGGCCGCGAGGTCGATGAAGCCCGCAAGCTGATCCGCCCCGATTCGGTCGATCCCGTCGCGGTCGCCGCGACCAATTACCCCGTCCTCCGACAGGTCGGTCCCTCGTTCATCGCCTCGTTCACATTCGGGGCGGTGCCAGCCTGCCATGCGCTCGCGCGAGCGGTCGCGATCATGCGCGACCTTCATTTTGGTCATCTGCGCAAATTGCCTGCAGGCACGCCAGTCGGCTTCATCCGGCAAGCTTGGCGTCGGGCGATCGGCACCGGCATTCCCGATCGCAGGATCTATGAATTGTGCGTGCTGGTCGAGCTTCGCGACCGGCTTCGCGCCGGCGACATGTGGGTCGAGGGAAGCCGACGCTATCGTGCTGTCGAGCAGCAACTCATTCCTGCCCCCGTATTCGCCAACATGCGCGCGGCCGGCCCCTTGCCGATACCGGCACCGGATACGGCCGATATCTGGCTGGCCGAACGACGCGCCCGCCTCGCCCGTCGATTGGCCGAGGTCGAGCGAAAGGCGGAGACGGACGCGCTGGAAGACGTGCAGCTCAGCTTGGGCAGGCTGCGGATTTCGCCCTTGAAGGCGATTACTCCCGAGGAATCCGATACCGCCCTTGCGCCGCTCTATGCGCATCTGCCCGCGATCCGCATCACCGACCTTCTTGCCGAAGTCGATCGATGGACCGGGTTCAGCCAGTGCTTCACGCATCTGCAAAGTGGCCGTGCCGCGGATGAACCACGTGCGATCCTCACGGCGGTGCTCGCCGATGCCACCAATCTGGGCCATACGCGCATGGCGGAAGCCTGCAATCTCGTGACCCAGCGCCAACTCGGTTGGCTCGCCTCATGGCATCTGCGCGAGGAAACCTACGGTCGCGCGCTCGCCCGGCTTGTCGACGCCCAACACACCGCGCCGCTGGCCGCGCTGTTCGGGTCCGGCACCTCGTCCAGCTCAGACGGTCAGAACTTTCCGCTCGACCGCCGCGCCCAGGCAACCGGCGCAGTCAATCCGCACAAGGGGACAGAGCCGGCTGTCTCCTTTTACAGCCACGTCTCGGATCGCTACGCGCCGTTCCATTCCACAGTTATCTCCGCTTCGGCGAGCGAGGCGGCACAGGTGCTCGACGGGCTGCTCCACCACGGCGCCGATCTGCACATCGAAGAGCATCACGTCGATGGCGGGGGCGTCTCCGACCATGTGTTCGCGCTATGTCATCTGCTTGGGTTCCGGTTCGCGCCGCGTATCCCGAATATCGCCGCACGCCGTTTGCACCTGTTTAACGGCATCGAACCCGGCCCCGATATTGCGCCGCTGGTCGCGGGCCGCATCGACGAAGGTCTGATCGAGGCACACTGGGACGACGTGCTGCGACTGGGAACCTCGATCCGCACAGGCGTCGTCAGCGCCTCGATCATGCTGGAACGGCTCGGCTCCTATCCACGCGCCAACGGCCTGGCACTGGCGTTGCGCGAGATCGGTCGCGTCGAGCGTACCCTGTTCACGCTCGACTGGATCGAGCAGCCCGAACAGCGTCGCCGCGCCACCCGCGAACTCAACAAGGGAGAAGCGGAAAATGCCCTGAAACGCGCCATCTTCTTCCATCGCATCGGCCGTATCCGCGATCATGCGCTGCAAGCCCAAAGCCATCGGGCGAGCGCGCTGAACCTCGTCGCCGGTGCCATCGTCCTGTGGAACACGACCTACCTGCAAGCCGCCCGGATGCATCTCGCCAACCTCGGCCGGCCGGTCCCGCCGGACCTGCTGCAACACCTATCACCGCTCGGTTGGCAGCATATCAATCTCACCGGCGATTACCTCTGGACCGATCCCGATGCGCCATCCACCGCGCTCAGACCGCTTCGCCAGATGCGCGCCGTCGAAGGCACGGCAAAACCTTAGCGTATATCTGGGTCCGTTCTGTGTACCGACCCCGTCTCGAACTGGCTGACGTCGGCACGCACACGGCAGATCGCGTCCGGCACTTCGAAGCGGACCAACACGCGCGAGCCGGTGATGCTGTCGAGCATGTCTGCGATAGCGTCGAGCCGCTGCCCGACCTCAAATACCTCCGGCTCCAGCGTCTGCCGGCGGGCAAAGGCAAGCAGCTGCCCGGTGAGCTTGGCCGCGCGATCGGCGGTGTCGCCGATGGCATCGAGGTAACGCTGGCGCTTCTCGGGAGCGACGTTGTCACGCCGCAACAGGTCGACGGAGCCGCGGATGACAGTCAGGAGATTGTTAAAGTCGTGTGCCACCCCGCCGGTGAGCTGGCCGATTGCCTCCATCTTCTGGCTCTGACGTAGCCGCTCCTCCGCTGCCATCAATTCGGCGCTACGGTCGGCGACACGCTGTTCGAGTGTCTCGTTCAGCGTGCGCAAATCCGCGATGGCACGGTCGCGCTCTGCCTCGACCGCCCGCTTGGCCTCGATGTCGATGAGGACGCCGGGAAAGCTGCGCGGTGTGCCATCGGGATCGTGATCGACACGACCGTTCGCCTCGATCCAGTAATAGTGACCATCCGCATGGCGCACACGGTATTGGTGGGCGTAACGACCGCCTCGCACGATTGCGGCATCGATCGCTGCCGCAAGACCGGGCTGATCGTCCGGATGCACCGTCTCGACGATCTGCGCGAGCGGAATGCCCTCGCGTCCAAGCACCGGATCGAGGCCGAACGTGCGGGCAAAGGCGTCGTCGATCGTGAAGCGATCGGTCGGAATGTCCCAATGCCATGTGCCGATGATCGCACCGGCTTCCAGTGCGAGCTGCACCCGCTCGACATTCGCGCGCGCCAGCGCTTCGCTGACGAGAAGCTGATCCTGTGCTTCGCGGCGAGCCGTCACATCGTTGAACAGGATGGCGATCTGCCGATCGGCGGGATCGCCTACCCGAACCGCCCGCACATCGAACCAGCGCTTGAAGGCCTCTGCGTAGCTTTCGAAATTGGCAGGCTCACCGGTGCTGGCGACATGACCATAGGTCTCGAACCAGAAACGCTCCAAATCGGGGGCGAACTCGGTCACCCATTTCCCGCGCAGATTGACGCCGGATTGCTCCTCGAACGCGGGATTGGCTTCGAGGAAGCGATAGTCGATCGGCGTGTCGTCAGCGTCGTATTTAACCTCGACGATGGCGAATGCAGCGTCGATCGTCTCGACGATTGTTTGAAACCGATCCTGCGCCGCCCGGAGCGCCGCGCCGTCAAGGTGCTCGCGTGTCCGGTCGCGCAGAATTTTCACGAAGCCGAGATGCCGATCGTCTTCATCGAAGAGCGGGAGCATCTCGCCCGATGCCCAGAAGGGCTCGCCACCTTTCCGAAGATGCCACCGCTCGTCGGAAGCGCGTCCGTCCCGTAGCGCTCCTGCCATCTCATGGTCGACGCGGCCGATTGCGCGATCCTCAGGCGTGAAAAATCGCTCGGCATTCTGGCCGCGAATTTCTTCGGCCGTCCAACCCAGAATGTTCTCCGCACCGACATTCCAGTCGGTGATGACACCTGCCGGATCGGTGACGATCATGGCGATGTCCGCGGCATTGTCGAAGATCGCGCGTTGTCGGGCTTCGCTTGCCGCCAGCGCCGCCTGACTGGCTTTCAACTCCGCCACCATGTCGCGCGTTGCATTCAGCTCGGCCGCAGCGCCGGCCATCTGTCGCCTGTGAGCCTGTACAACATCCTGTACGTGGGAATGGGCATCGAGCGTTCGCCGATTGGCTTCGATGGTCTGCCGACGGCTCGCCGTGAGATCGGCGACATAGCGATGATCGCGTTCCGCTTGCTGATCGCTGGCACGCTGCGCATGGATCCCGGCATGCGCCAATTCGGATCTCAGGCGCGTGACTTCGGCCTCAAGCTCTTCTCTCGTCATGGTATTCAAGGACGACACCCGTTCCCACATCGCTCGTTCTGTATCGCTGATCTACTATCGCCTGGCGGGTTCGGGCCGCAACGGCAATGAACGTTTGGGCTTCGGACAGTCCGGGCTAGCAAAAACGAATTTGGTTCGTTCCCGCCGGCTTGATGTAAAGGATTTGCCTAGTCCAAGGACTGCGCTACGCTGGCCAAGCAATGCAAATGCTGCTGGTCTCGATGAATGACGCTTTTGAGGCCGGGCGACGGATTGGCACCGTGCCGCACGGATCGGCGATCGATTGCCCAATTGGGCATGAGCAGATCATCTTGCGGCTGAGCTGGATGGATGGCTTCAGCAAGGGGCGCTCGGACCCGCTGCGAGACAGAGGATGGATCGATCTGCCTCTCTGGAATTAGCGGCCGCCGCAGATGACAAAGCCACCTACACCATCCGGCGAAAGGCATTCTGCAAGTCGCTTTCCCGAAACGGTTTGGCGAGAACGACGCCTGGAGGACTGCAAGGGTGACATTCGCCCGGCGTTGCACTGATGAATATGACCGGCATCTCTCCGAGGTGGGCGTGAATCCGGGCGACAGCTGCCGGTCCAGTGCCGGTTACGAGCTTCACATCCGACGTTATCAGGTCGGGCGGACGGACCAGCGCCAAAGCAACGGCTTCCGTTTCTGATACGGCGAAATCAAAAGAGGTGGCGCCGACACCCTCCAACATCGACTGGATATTCATGGCGATGAACGGCTCATCCTCGATAATCAGTACGTGACACATTCATCGGCTCCGGCTTGGAGCTTGATAACGCAGATCAGGAGCTTTTGGTTCGTCCGCTTCAGATCGCACAGGGCGAGCAGGACTTTGGGACGTTCCCGATTGGGAAGGTTCAGGGAGACGGCTGACGGTCGCAAGGCGCACCGGACGGTAGGGAAATAGCCGTTTTCCCAAAATATGTTCCCGATTGCTCCTTCCCGAAATGACCGGTTGGAGACGGAGAAATGGGACGATCCCGCCCGTGCAATGAACCCGCCTTTAGCATCCGCCCGGAGCGGATAATGTGAGCAGCCATGTCCGATTGCGAGCAGCCCCGGATGATGGCGAGCACGCTGGCAGATAATTCGAGCAGGATGCCACCCGCCAGTGGCAGAGAGCGTGAGCAGAAAACCGGCTGTTTGCGAGCAGACGCCGCTACGATTGCAAGCGCCTACAGTTAGGTGTTCTGGCGCGACAGGCCTTTTTCAGGATGCGCGAATAGCCAGACTTTCCCGATCCATTGTCGCCATAGATAATCGTCAGGCCATTGGGTTGAAACGCCAGTCTCTGATCGGATGCCAAGGCATTGACGTGGTTCACGTTGTGAACGCGACGGAGGTGCACCGGCCCTTGGACACGCGCAGGATCGCGGAAACTGTCGGCGGTTACCGGATTTGCTGCGGCCTGGCCTTTGCAGATGGCGACCAACTCATCGAGCTCAGCACCAGTGAGAGAATTTCCGGTTGCCAGTCGACGCAGCGCGTCGCGCTGCCAGCCTGGACTATCCTCAGACCAAGCGACGATGCTTGCGAGCGCCTGTGCTTCCGTCATCCCCCACACCCCCTCAACGTCTCAGCTACTCTCGTTCTGCTCCCCTTCGGTAGCCACCTCGACCGCTGCCGCACGTGCCTCCTGCCAATCGGCACCGGCTTGAGTCAGAAACGCCGACAATCGATCACTGAGGCTGGAGTTCTTTTCAACGTGCGAAGCGTAATAGACAAACGACGTCACCGCCGTACGCTGCTTGATGGGGTCCCACAGTTCTACAATCTGCAACATCGTCGCACGATCAAGAGGGATTAGACCCATATCGGAGACAGCTTGGCGAGCGTCATCATCAAAGCCGAGCGCTGCGACCACCCCAAGCGCGCCGCGAATGCCCGTCGCGTTCGCGAAACCTTCGAGCTGCTGCACGCCCGCGGACGTGATGTGGTACTGCTTTACTTCGGCTGAGATCGCGAGCCGGCCGCCTTCCCAGCCGTCGACGTCGCCGATGCGTTGAAGGCGACGCGATCCGGTGCGAACCTTATCGATCTCGATCTGGAGGTGCGGGTTATCGGCCCGTAGGAACCCAAAGGTGATACCCTGGAAGGATGCACCGGTCGGTTCACGCCGGCTCACGGCCGTCAGGTCGAAACGTTCCAACAATAGCCGGAACAGAGGAGGCTCGACCTCGACGGAGTTGGGGTCGAACGCCTGGCTTTTGAGATTGTCGAGAACGAACTGGTTCACTCGGGCGCGGAGCTTCACCAACTCCTCGGCCGTCGCTGTCAGCACCGTCTCTAGCCACGGAATGAAATCAGCCCAGCGCCCGGTCGCAAATGGAGCGGCACTCGGATAATCGAACCGCTTCTCCTCAGCGCGGTAGTAGGTTTCGATCGCGTCGTAGAAGCCGCGGAGAGACAAGGTGCCGCCTCCTGGCTTCTCCACGATCAGCGTGTTGGCGCTATCGCCCCGGCTCGTCGTCGTCACTTGGGGAAACTTGGCCGTCAGCTCGGCAAAGGTAGTCACACCGCTGCCAGGAACGTCGAGCGCCTGAACGAAGTCGATGAAGGATACAAGGAGTCCGGCTGTGTATTTCCGCCGGCGAAACCCTGCCTCAAACTCGTGGAATAGCTCGTCCGGCGTCATTGTACGATCGCGAGCCTCGACAGGGCAGGGAAGGCGCGTGTCGCGATGCCGAAATACTCGACGTCCCGGTCGGTGCCGATAGCACGATAGCCGATCGCCTCGGCAGCCGCCAAGGTAGAGCCGCTGCCGGCGAACGGATCGTAGATGATGCCTACGCCCAGCGGCAGCGCGGCGCGGACAAGCTGGCGCATGAACCGCTGCGGCTTGAGAGAAGGATGGGGCGCGATCTCACGCTCTCGCCCGCGGGTAGGGGAGCATGGAATAACGTCGCGGAACGGTTCGTCGGCGCTGATCCGACGAAGCCCGCCGGTGCCCCATGCCTTAAGGTTGGCCGCGGCGGTGCCGATCATCGGCTTGCGGAAAATGCCCCACGGTTCCCAGCCCGACCGCGCCATCATGGAGACGTCGCTGAACTCCTTCTCGGCACCCTTGGGTCGATCGCCACCCCGCAGCGTCGTCACCAGCCGGATCACCTCGCCGCGCTTTTCCAGCCCCGCGCTTTGGAAGGCGTGGAACGTCATGGTGGAGAGCAGCGGGTTGGCCGCGACGAAGGCGTGTCCCCCCGGAACAAGCGCCCGATGGATGCCGTAGGCGATTGCCGAGAAGAAGCTGTGGAGCTTGGTCAACTCCTCCTCTGAAAGCACGGTAAAACGGGGGAGGGGTGAACGTTTTGCGCCATCGAACGACGGGGGGATGCGCCATACGCCGCCACGGCCGCTGCGAAGCTTCTGATGGTCCTTCTGCTCGTACTCAATCACGCCGTAGGGCGGATCGGTCACGACGGCATGGATGGAGTTGGGCGGCAGCTCGGCGAGGAACTGCACCGCATCCGCCAGCACATAAGTCGCGTTGGACGACAGATGCTCGCGGCGATCGGCGCCGACTTCGCGCACTAGGTCCCATTGATCGTCGATGCGCTCGGTCAGGGCCTGTCGCCACGTCGGCACGCGCTGGCGAGATGGAGCGCGGGCCGCGGGCGGCTGAATGATTCGAGTGGCCATGTTTTGTTCTACCTTAAAGGACCTGACATGCACGCGATTTGATAAGCGCGAATGGAATAGGTGATCGGAGAGCATCGGCGACGGCAGGCATGCTCACGGCCCGCGCCGCGCCGGACCTGCGGCACGTTCATCAAGCCTTGCTAGCGTCGCGCGAAGCGTCTTCGGCGTGACACCGTAGGCCCGCGCCACAACAGGGATCGGCTCGTCGGCTGCCAGCCTGGCGCGTGCCTCGCTAACCTGCTGACCATTCATCTTCTGGGGGCGGCCAAGGTGTCGGCCCGACGATCGCGCCGCGGCGATCCCCTGGCGCTGCCGCTCGCGCAGTCGGCGTCGCTCGTGTGCGGCCAGGCTGGCGAGAATGTCGGCGATCAGCCGACCGTCGTTCGTCGCGATGTCGAGGGAGGGAAGGGCGAGAACCCGAAGCTGCACGCCACGCTTGATAAGCTCGTCCATCAACAGCACCGCCTCGCCCGTGCTGCGCCCAAGCCTGTCCAGCTCGGACACGATCAGCTCGTCACCGTCGTGCAGCCGCTCTAGCAGACCATCAAGGCGCCGCCGCGCCTTCACACCG
This DNA window, taken from Sphingomonas sp. OV641, encodes the following:
- a CDS encoding PAS domain S-box protein, which codes for MAGAAAELNATRDMVAELKASQAALAASEARQRAIFDNAADIAMIVTDPAGVITDWNVGAENILGWTAEEIRGQNAERFFTPEDRAIGRVDHEMAGALRDGRASDERWHLRKGGEPFWASGEMLPLFDEDDRHLGFVKILRDRTREHLDGAALRAAQDRFQTIVETIDAAFAIVEVKYDADDTPIDYRFLEANPAFEEQSGVNLRGKWVTEFAPDLERFWFETYGHVASTGEPANFESYAEAFKRWFDVRAVRVGDPADRQIAILFNDVTARREAQDQLLVSEALARANVERVQLALEAGAIIGTWHWDIPTDRFTIDDAFARTFGLDPVLGREGIPLAQIVETVHPDDQPGLAAAIDAAIVRGGRYAHQYRVRHADGHYYWIEANGRVDHDPDGTPRSFPGVLIDIEAKRAVEAERDRAIADLRTLNETLEQRVADRSAELMAAEERLRQSQKMEAIGQLTGGVAHDFNNLLTVIRGSVDLLRRDNVAPEKRQRYLDAIGDTADRAAKLTGQLLAFARRQTLEPEVFEVGQRLDAIADMLDSITGSRVLVRFEVPDAICRVRADVSQFETGSVHRTDPDIR
- a CDS encoding response regulator — its product is MCHVLIIEDEPFIAMNIQSMLEGVGATSFDFAVSETEAVALALVRPPDLITSDVKLVTGTGPAAVARIHAHLGEMPVIFISATPGECHPCSPPGVVLAKPFRESDLQNAFRRMV
- a CDS encoding ATP-binding protein, which codes for MTEAQALASIVAWSEDSPGWQRDALRRLATGNSLTGAELDELVAICKGQAAANPVTADSFRDPARVQGPVHLRRVHNVNHVNALASDQRLAFQPNGLTIIYGDNGSGKSGYSRILKKACRARTPNCRRLQS
- a CDS encoding DNA methyltransferase; the protein is MLSDHLFHSRLSNRVHVRSFKVEQNMATRIIQPPAARAPSRQRVPTWRQALTERIDDQWDLVREVGADRREHLSSNATYVLADAVQFLAELPPNSIHAVVTDPPYGVIEYEQKDHQKLRSGRGGVWRIPPSFDGAKRSPLPRFTVLSEEELTKLHSFFSAIAYGIHRALVPGGHAFVAANPLLSTMTFHAFQSAGLEKRGEVIRLVTTLRGGDRPKGAEKEFSDVSMMARSGWEPWGIFRKPMIGTAAANLKAWGTGGLRRISADEPFRDVIPCSPTRGREREIAPHPSLKPQRFMRQLVRAALPLGVGIIYDPFAGSGSTLAAAEAIGYRAIGTDRDVEYFGIATRAFPALSRLAIVQ
- a CDS encoding recombinase family protein yields the protein MRYGYARVSTDEQSLARQRSALALVGCDQVVEEVESGVKARRRLDGLLERLHDGDELIVSELDRLGRSTGEAVLLMDELIKRGVQLRVLALPSLDIATNDGRLIADILASLAAHERRRLRERQRQGIAAARSSGRHLGRPQKMNGQQVSEARARLAADEPIPVVARAYGVTPKTLRATLARLDERAAGPARRGP